From one Myxococcales bacterium genomic stretch:
- a CDS encoding YbhB/YbcL family Raf kinase inhibitor-like protein: MRQNAARFAFALLAAGASACRKDTNATSTPSAASTQAGASATPQLTVTSSTLSDGKPMPKAYVCIDDKHRDKSPPLAWSKGPLGTEYYAIEMLDLDAPHVPNDWDKEAKNFVHWRVINVPSTMLSVPESSNGAPPNAGMAVANDFGHGYGGPCPPPGAPAHRYAITVYALPKKQAMNLPIPKAEALATGTLTVTYAR, encoded by the coding sequence ATGCGTCAGAACGCCGCTCGCTTTGCCTTCGCCCTCTTGGCCGCCGGGGCCAGCGCGTGCCGAAAGGACACGAACGCTACGTCGACCCCAAGCGCCGCGAGCACCCAAGCCGGCGCCAGCGCGACGCCGCAGCTCACCGTCACGTCGTCGACGCTAAGCGACGGCAAGCCCATGCCGAAGGCGTACGTGTGCATCGACGACAAGCACCGCGACAAGTCGCCGCCCCTCGCGTGGTCGAAGGGCCCCCTTGGCACGGAGTATTACGCCATCGAGATGCTCGACCTCGACGCGCCGCACGTCCCCAACGACTGGGACAAGGAGGCCAAGAACTTCGTGCACTGGCGCGTGATCAACGTGCCGAGCACGATGCTCTCGGTGCCCGAGTCTTCGAACGGCGCGCCACCGAACGCCGGCATGGCCGTGGCAAACGACTTCGGTCACGGCTACGGCGGTCCCTGCCCGCCTCCCGGCGCGCCGGCCCATCGCTACGCCATCACGGTCTACGCGCTCCCGAAGAAGCAGGCGATGAACCTCCCCATCCCGAAGGCGGAGGCGCTAGCGACGGGGACGCTCACCGTGACTTACGCGCGATAG